The Anoplopoma fimbria isolate UVic2021 breed Golden Eagle Sablefish chromosome 20, Afim_UVic_2022, whole genome shotgun sequence genome includes a window with the following:
- the kiaa1143 gene encoding uncharacterized protein KIAA1143 homolog, with amino-acid sequence MNRSKASGVSWVKPAEPSFLKKFKNDVGYKEGPNVDTKRQAMPTLDDDSGSDRDDELPQVVVLKGGDLTAEDVKKIKGDMRPGGGAEKDDEPPPDGKILFKKPAKRSSSDKFQGITASSSKKKKKSDGVEKKRKEEEKKKEEQQEEDQEEDQEEEEEKEGEKKEVKSGKTVKNNSLLSFGGDDDEDED; translated from the exons ATGAACAGAAGCAAGGCCAGCGGCGTGTCGTGGGTGAAGCCCGCGGAGCCGTCCTTCCTGAAGAAGTTTAAAAATGACGTCGGCTACAAAGAAGGACCGAATGTTGACACCAAG CGCCAGGCGATGCCGACACTGGATGACGACAGCGGGAGTGATCGAGATGACGAGCTACCTCAAGTTGTGGTTCTAAAAGGAGGAGACCTGACCGCAGAGGACGTGAAGAAGATCAAGGGCGACATGCGTCCTGGAGGTGGGGCAGAGAAAG ACGACGAACCTCCTCCCGATGGTAAAATCCTGTTCAAGAAACCAGCCAAGCGCTCCTCCTCAGACAAATTCCAGGGCATCACTGCCAGCTCcagcaaaaagaagaagaagagtgatggggtagagaagaagaggaaggaggaagagaagaagaaagaggagcagcaggaggaggatcaggaggaggatcaagaggaggaggaggagaaggagggggagaagaaggaggttAAGTCTGGAAAGACAGTCAAAAATAACAGCCTGCTGTCATTTGGAGGGGATGACGATGAAGATGAGGACTGA
- the LOC129109951 gene encoding transmembrane protein 42-like produces MSGVTTTDSGSDYECHSNMISGSVCALIAGFLGAAASLSAKLSLGADYLREMCESGLKVWTQTHGGTSACDWLHIPLRLLCGGLLFACNAVMWTFFSKALRHCSSSARATVTTTASNFISSAVLGRVIFGESHAALWWAGISLTLCGLLVLHGSTPRTLPQEEGKKDE; encoded by the exons ATGAGCGGTGTAACTACTACAGATTCCGGTTCGGACTACGAGTGTCATTCAAACATGATTTCAGGGTCTGTTTGTGCGTTAATAGCGGGCTTTTTGGGAGCCGCTGCCTCGTTGTCTGCCAAGCTGTCGCTCGGTGCAGACTACTTGAGGGAGATGTGTGAGTCGGGGCTCAAGGTCTGGACTCAAACCCACGGTGGAACTTCAGCCTGTGACTGG CTCCACATCCCCCTGCGGCTGCTCTGTGGAGGCCTGCTGTTCGCCTGCAACGCCGTCATGTGGACCTTCTTCTCCAAGGCCCTCCGACACTGCTCCTCTTCAGCCAGGGCCACAGTCACTACCACCGCATCCAACTTCATCTCCTCA gcCGTCTTGGGGAGGGTGATTTTTGGAGAGAGTCATGCTGCTCTGTGGTGGGCGGGAATCTCTCTGACGCTCTGCGGACTGCTGGTGCTTCACGGATCAACACCTCGGACACTCCCACAGGAGGAGGGCAAAAAGGACGAGTAA